ACGATTGAAAACAAAGCCGATCGTATCACTACGATTCTTGTTTCTCCGTTGATCACGTGTTCGGCGCGTTATCCGGTATATATCCTCGTCATCGGAGCTATCTTTCCTGCGGGAGCTCTCTGGGGAATTTTTAGCATCAAGGCATTGGCGCTCTTGAGTCTATTTCTTCTCGGGATGATCGCTTCGATGCTCGCAGCCCTCGTTTTCAAAAAGACATTCTTTCGTTCCGATTCTTCTTATTTCCTCATGGAATTACCGGCTTACAACACTCCTTCTCTTAAAAGTTTAGGAATTACCGTATTCAAAAAATTGAAAGCGTTTTTGACAACTGCCGGAAAATTGATCCTTTTTATTTCGATCCTCCTTTGGTTTTTGGCAAACTATCCGAGAATCGACTCCTCCCAATTTCCAAATGCGACCGAAGCCGAAGTCAAAAAAATCCAGATTCGAGAATCCTACGCGGGAGAGATGGGAAAGTTTATGGAACCCGTTTTAAAACCGATCGGTTTTGATTGGAAGATGGGAATTGGAATCATCACTTCCTTCGCAGCGAGAGAAGTTATGGTTTCCACACTTTCCATCATCTACGGAGTCGGAGGAGAAGAATCCGAAGACGACCTCAAGGAGGCGATTCGCAAAGACGTTGACGAGGAAGGAAAACCAGTTTGGGGACTTCGGAATTCCGTAAGTTTACTTCTTTTCTTTGCCTTTGCCTGTCAGTGTATGTCCACGCTCGCGGTCGTAAAAAAAGAAACAAACTCGATGTTCTGGCCTTTGTTTCTATTCGGATACATGACAATTTTAGCATATACTGTTTCTTTTATAGTCTTTCAGGCCTGGAATTTATTTTCCTAAAACAATCGGATGTTACAAAAGATTCCCGCAAATCTTAGGATTCTTTCGGCCTATGTCCTGGGGTTTCTGATTCTTTTCTTTTTTTACAGACTTTCTTTTTTAGGAGTTTTCTCTTCTAAAATAGAATCGGCTACGTTTTTCGAACTCCTAATTAGTTTTCTCGTAGGAATTCGATTCGACCTTTCGGTCTGCGCCATGCTGTTAGGACCGTTTTTTATCCTTTCTGCGATCCATCCGCTCAATCGTTGGAAAGTTTATTCTCTCTTCTGGGGGCTTGCTCCGATCGTTCTTTTCTTTTGGACGGCGGCTCATCTTTTAGGAGACGTCCTTTATTTCGGAGAAACAAACAAACACCTCGGTTACGAAGGATTCGTTTTTTTGGGATTAGAATTCGTCGTGATTCTCAAATCCTTTTTTGTGGGAAATCCGATTCTCGCATCTATATCGATGATTCTCCTAATAACAGCGTTCCCCTTTGCCGCGTTTCAATACATTCGAAATTCCTACTATACTTATATACCCTATGCCGGAAAGAAAGAACTCCTACAGCTCCTCTACATTCCACTTATCCTATTTTTGTTAATTCGCGGCGGATTTCAATCCAGACCTTTGAGGGCAAGCGACGCGATGACCTCAAAAACCCATCTCGTAAACCAACTCGCACTCAACGGCGTTTTTACTTCCATCATGGATCTAAAAAATCAATCCATTCCGCCCAACTTGGTAGTTCCTTATCCAAAGGCCATACAAACCGTAAGAGAAGAAATCGAGTATCCGGGCGCCGAGTTTATTTCGAAAGAATATCCCCTTCTACGCGAAACCAAAGAGAAGAATGGGAAAAGACCGCCTAACATCGTTTTGATTCTCCTCGAAAGCTGGACCGGAAAATACGCATTCTCAAACGGAACCTTTCGCCCCGAAGGAAAATTAGTCGCGCCTCATTTTGAAGAGTTAGTAAAGGAAGGTGTTTATTTTTCCTCCTTTTTTGCAAGCGGAGGAAGGACTACAAACGGACTCCTATCCACGTTAACCGGAATTCCGGACGGCCCCGGACTGACCGTAGTAAGAAGTCCTCTCGTCCTCAGTCGTTTCGGAGGACTCGGAACCATCCTCAAATCGATCGGCTATCAAACCCTCTTTCTTCACGGAGGAGACGTTAGTTTTGATAATATGAATTTTCTTTTTTCACACTGGGGATTCGATACGATCCTAGGTCAGGAACATTTCGACACACTTAAAAAATACAAACCCGGTCCTTGGGGTTACTACGACGGAGATTTGTTAAGCGAACTTCACGAAACTCTAATGCGTCAAAAATCTCCCTTTCTCGCGGTCACATTGACGTTAACCACACACTATCCGTATCAAACCCCGAAACCAAGCGACAGAATCTTTACAAACGCACTCGAAGAAGCCGATTATTTTAATGTCTATCACTACTCCGACGAAGCGATTCATTCTTTTTTGCAAAAGGCAAAGAAGGCTCCTTACTTCAAGGATACGGTTTTTATCTTCGTAGGAGATCACGCGCACCATCGAAACCTGGACTATTTCGAAGACAGAAACATTCCCTTTTTAATCTACTCACCGGGAAAGATCACACCCAAAATGGACTCGAGAATTTCCTCTCAACTGGACGTGATTCCGACTATCCTCGGAATCGTCGGAAAGAAGGTTCCATTCTCCGCGATGGGAAGAGACCTTTTGGATCCGAAGCTGAATGGAGGAACCGCCTACTTCGCTTTCGGGAATCTTTTTGGTTGGATCGAAGACAACTGGATCTTTTATAGTTTTACAGACAAGGTTCGAAATTCTTCCTTTTCCATCACTCCTCGAATCGGAGAAACGGAAGAATGTAAGAATGATCCCGTAAAATGCGAATCTTATCATATCAAAGCAAAAGCATTTTGGAACTTAAGTTATGAGCTGATGAGCCGAAATCTTATATATCCGCCAAAAAATTAGAAGACGAAGTAAAACATGACCTTTCAAAAAGAATTCTCAATCTCAAAACAAACAACCGTCGGAAACGAACATCCACCCGTAATCGTAGCCGAGATCGGGCTCAATCATAACAACGACGAAGAGATCGGAAAAAGAACGATTTCCGCCGCGAAAAAAGCGGGAGTCCAGGCAGTTAAGTTTCAATCCTATGTTACGGAAGAATTTATAGATGTAAACAATCCGGACGCAAAGATCCTCGTGGATATATTCAAAAAATATGAACTTACGGAAACGATGCACAGAAAGTTCCAGAAGGCCGCACAAGACGAAGGTCTTATCTTTTTTTCCACACCTCTTTGTGTAAGCTCTTTGCAGCTACTCGTTGGCCTCGGTGTTCCCGCGATCAAGATTGCGAGCGGAGACGTTACAAACAAAACACTTTTACGTGAAACCGCAAAAACAAAACTCCCGGTGATCTTATCTTCCGGCGCTGCTGAATTTTTTGAAGTGAATAGAGCGATTTCCTTTTTAGAAGAGGAAGGAACGACCCAGCTTTGTCTTTTGCACTGCGTGTCCCTCTATCCGACTCCGCCTGAAAAAGCAAATTTAAGAATCATAGAAACATTCCAAAATCTTTATACGTTTCCGATCGGATTTTCGGATCATACGGCCGGAAGTGTAGCCGCGGCGAGCGCCGTTTCTCTGGGAGCCGCAATGATCGAAAAACATTTTACATTGGATAAGAATTTGGACGGACCCGATCACGGAATTTCATCCGATCCGAAAGAACTCAAAGAACTCTGCGACGCTTCCCTTCTCGCGTGGAAGATGAGAGGAAACGGGGAAAAAAAAACCTGGAAAGAGGAAGTCGGCGGAAGATTTTTTGGAAGAAGAGCGTTGTACGCCGACAAAAACGGAAATCCGATCGCGCTCAGACCGGACCTGACACAAAGAAGCGGCGGATATCTGGATTCCTGGGAAATCGACGTTTCCAAACACCTCAAAGCGGAACCCGGCAAACCGTTTCATGTATAAGAATTTTATAATTTATAAAATTCGATTTCGCTTATCAAAAATCGCATTTTTGATTCTACTTTCAACGGCGTCGATCGCTTCGGCCCCCAATTTTGGAAACTTCGGGTCCGAAGTGGACTTTATCGACTTCGGAAGATGGACAACCGCGCCCTTTAGCTATTCGGTATCCTCCGCGTTTTCGGCGGAATACGGAGGTTTTAATCTTTTTGATTCCGATCAACAAACCCACTGGTATTCTTCCAATCAACCCGGAAACGAATGGATCATCGTGGACTTCGGCTCCAAACGTCTGATCAACGGACTCGAGATCACCGTTCCCCTCTTTCGAAAAGAAAGGGCCGTTCACAAATACGAGATTCAAGTTTTGATTCGAGACGACTGGAGAACGATTCTTACAAACGAAAAGGTAGAACTCGTCAACTTTCACAGACTCGAAAACCTAGACGCTTCGGTCTTACGAATTTTTTTTCCGAACACAACGGAACGCGGAGTTGTGATCAGCGATCTAAAACTTTTTCTGAACCAGAGACTATTGAACGGAATCGAAGCGCGTCTCCGAGGTTATACGTTTCCCGTGACCGGAGGACTGATTCCCACGTTTGACTTTCAACTTCCGAACGCCCCCAGAGTTTATAGAAACGGAGTTCATAAGGGAATCGATATATACAAAAAGAAAGATATAGACGGACAGATTCGAAATTTAAACTTTCAAGACGAGGCTATCGCTCCGGGAGATGGGACGATCGTACGCGCGGACCAATCTTATTCTCCCATGACCCTCGCCGATTACGAATATCATACTTCCCAGTCTCACAAAGGAACCGTTACCTATGTGGAGAAAGACTTTGGTGGAAGACAGGTCTGGATCGATCACGGAAACGGTGTGATGACGAGCTTCAATCATCTTTCTTCGATCAAAAACAACGTTCGAGTTGGAAGTAGAATCAAACAAGGGGAAATCATCGGAACGGTCGGAAACTCCGGACTGATTGAAGAAGCGAAAGGTTTATCCGATAACATTCACCTCCACTTTGAGATCTGGGTGGATGGAGAATTTTTCGGGAACGGAATTCCTCCGGCCCAGGTTCGAAAACTGCTTCAGTATTTTTTCAAACGAAACGGAGCGGATTAAAAAAGATCGAATTTTTGTTTTTAGACAATGGTTTTGGAAAGAATAAATTTCCATAGATTTCAAACGTTTCAAAAATCGACTGTGTCAATATTATTCCGTAGTTTCTCTTAAAACGGACTTAAAGTCCGCTGCAAGCAGTTTTTCTCAATTGATTTTATACTTCCAAACCGTTGCGTAACGAAGAAGTATAAAATTTGGAAGAAAAAGAATTTAAAAAACCTTTCGATATTGACTATTTTTTCGAAAACCATTTTCCAAATCGACTTCGTCCCTCAAAGAATTCATACAAAGAGACAATTCCCCTATAACTCTTCCGCACCGACTAAAAAGAACTAAAAAAATTAAGAAGCGGGCGGAAGCCTTTGGATCGTGTTTTGAGTTTTAACAAAGTAAATTCGTACTTCATTGAATTCTAATATAACTAAATTTTATCTTCGTTCATTCTATTCTCAAAAATTTTATCCAAAACCACTACTCAAAAATTGAGTACCAGAAAATTTTCTCCAAACACATTCAAAATGACGAATGCAAGGCTTTCACTGCGCTTAACATTTGTGTACTAAATGAATATTTTCTAAAAAAATTTGAAAAGAGATTGTACTTTCTTTCCGATATTTGATTATGTCCCGTATTGTAAATTCGGTGGAGATTCGCTATGCCAGAGCAGTTGCAGAAAATCATTAATAACGTCCGGGAATTTTTCACAACCCTGGATACGACCAAGAAACTCATCCTCGGAGGAGTTGCGTTAACCGTAATTGTTGCGATCGGAATTCTTTCTACGATCTCTCTGCAAAAGAACCGAGTCGTCCTCTTCAAAGACCTTACGAGCAAGGATTTTGCCGAGGTCACAAAAAAACTGGATTCTCTCGGATATCAATATGGAACCTCGGATACGAGCATTGTTACCGTCGATCCAGAACAAAGACAAGAGATCGTCACAAAACTCGCACAGGAAAATTTAATTCCCGCGGGAGTACAAGGCTGGGAGCTCTTCAACGTGGACAAGTTCACGGAGACTCAGTTTGACAAAGACATCAAGAAATACCGAGCTCTCAAAGGAGCCATCGAACAATCCTTGATGACCCTTCGTTCGGTTGATAAGGCATACGTCAACATAGCATTCCCCGAAGACGAACTCTTTAGCTCCAACTCATCTCCAGTAAAGGCATCCGTAATTCTCCATTACATTCCCGGCGTCGAATCTCTTTCCAGAAAGGAAGTAAAAGGGATCGTAAACTTGATCTCGAGAGCGGTTCCGAAGTTAAAACCTGAAAACGTGAGCGTTGCTGACGCGGACGGTAAGATCATAAGTGACTTCGAAGAAGATCTCGAAAAAGAAAGACTCGAACTCAGAATCGTTCAAGAAAAGTTAAGAATCGGGGAAGAACAGAGAATTCAGAGATTGATCGACATGAGAAACACCCTTCGCTGGCTCCTCGGCGGTGAAGAAAGAGTCGATATTACACGTTTTGAATATAACTTAAACTGGGACAAGGAATCTTATAAAGACAACTCTGTATCTCCCGTCGTCGCAATTCCCGATAACCCGAACACACCCTACTCCGAATTAAAACTCGTGGACGGATATTCTTTAAAAGTTTCCTCCAAAGAAACAAAGGAAGACTTCAAAGGAAGAGGGTTTACTCCGGACGGACCTGCGGGAACCGAACCGAACATTCCTCCCGGATATAAAGATACTGACTATCAAAAATCCGAATATAGCAAATCCGAGAACATCAATAACTACGAATTCAACAGAAGGGTTTCCGAAGTTCAGAAACAACCTTGGAAAGTCGAAAAGATCAACTTGTCGGTCGTGATCGACGGGATGTGGGAAAAGAAAGAGAAAGAAGACGGAACAGGCTATGAAAGAAAATACGTAGCGGTTTCGGACGACGAACTCAGACAAATTCGTAAAAACTTAGAAGCCGCGGTAGGACTCGATAAAGCAAGAGGAGATCAGATTTCCGTAATCACGATTCCTAAGGACAGATCGGCTCAGTTCGCAGCGGAAGACGAAGAACTCCGCAAGCAGAAGGCGATCCGCCAAATGATCATCGCATCTTTGATCATCATTCTTCTACTCATCGTAAGCATCTTGGTTTACAGAGCGGTTAAAAAAGAAATCGCAAGAAGAAGAAGACTCAGAGAAGAAGAACTCGCTGCACAACAACAGATGATGAGAGAAGCGGCTCTTCGAGTCATGGACGAAGGCGGAGCGGAAGTCGAACTCTCACTCGACGAAAAGTATCGAAGAGAACTTCTCGAAAACGCGATCAACCTCGCAAGGGAAAAACCGGAAGAGGTCGCGCAGCTTCTCCGCACATGGCTCTCTGAAGAGGAAGCAAGCTGATGAACTCCCTGTCGTCCAGACAAAATAGAGCGGGAAGTCTTCTTCGGATTCTGGGAGAACACCTCCCTCCGGAAGTCTACCGCCACTTAGGTCCGGAAACGACGGGGAAACTTCTTGAATCGTTTCACAAAAGCGGAAAACCGGATTCAAAAGAAGAGAGAGAAGTTCTCTCTTCTTTCCTCGGTTCCCTCTCCAAAATTCAGAGAGAGGAGAATATAGATCCCGAAAGTCTCAATCTGATTCGAGAACTGGAAGCTCTTCTCAAAGAAGAAAAAGAGGAAAAGGATCTTTTACAAGAGCTCAAACAAAAGAGCGCGGAAGAAATTTCCAGAATCGTTTCGGGTGAGAATTCGGATATGATCGCCTTGGTTCTTTGTTTCGGAAATCCGGACGCGGCGGCCGCGGTGTTAAACGACTTCCCCGAATCGCGAAAGGAAGAAATTCTGATCCAAATTCACGATCTCGACCTTTCCAGCGAATACGAGAAGAATCGTCTGGAACGTTTTCTGAAGTTCAAATTAGAAGCGCTCGCCTTGGAAGAGAAGAGCCTTCCGACTCGAAACCAGAGGGGAAAAAAGGCCGCGGACCTTTTGGGAAGACTCAAACCCGGAGATTCTCAAAAAATCTTTGATCGAATCCGCGAGAAGAGACCCGGTTTTGCCGAAAATATAATTGAACACTTCTTTCGGATGGAAGATCTGTTATTCTTAGAAAGAGAACCTTTGAATAGATTCTTTTCTTCCTTTCATCCGATCGTTCTCGCCTGTGCGCTAAAAGGGACGGAGACTGAAATTCAGCTCCGGATTCTTGAAAAATTAGAACCGGCTCTGAGCGCGTCGATTCGTCTGGAGTCGGACTCAATGGGTCCGATCAGTCTCGCGGAAATGGAGACGGCTCAGAATGGAATTCTCGAAAGACTCACGGAAGAGATCGAAGAAGGAAGTATCAAATTTTGGAGAGCTACGTAACCGATGGCCAAACTCGTCTTTAAACCGATTCAAATCGCAGACATCAAAGATCAGGTCGAATTAGCGATTCCCGATAAATATAAAAAGTTCCACAGAGACGAGGACGCCGAAGAGTTCGAGGTAGACCAAGAAGGGAATATCATCGAACAGTATCAGGGGCCTTCGATCGAAGAGATCGAAGCG
This is a stretch of genomic DNA from Leptospira tipperaryensis. It encodes these proteins:
- a CDS encoding LTA synthase family protein, with the protein product MLQKIPANLRILSAYVLGFLILFFFYRLSFLGVFSSKIESATFFELLISFLVGIRFDLSVCAMLLGPFFILSAIHPLNRWKVYSLFWGLAPIVLFFWTAAHLLGDVLYFGETNKHLGYEGFVFLGLEFVVILKSFFVGNPILASISMILLITAFPFAAFQYIRNSYYTYIPYAGKKELLQLLYIPLILFLLIRGGFQSRPLRASDAMTSKTHLVNQLALNGVFTSIMDLKNQSIPPNLVVPYPKAIQTVREEIEYPGAEFISKEYPLLRETKEKNGKRPPNIVLILLESWTGKYAFSNGTFRPEGKLVAPHFEELVKEGVYFSSFFASGGRTTNGLLSTLTGIPDGPGLTVVRSPLVLSRFGGLGTILKSIGYQTLFLHGGDVSFDNMNFLFSHWGFDTILGQEHFDTLKKYKPGPWGYYDGDLLSELHETLMRQKSPFLAVTLTLTTHYPYQTPKPSDRIFTNALEEADYFNVYHYSDEAIHSFLQKAKKAPYFKDTVFIFVGDHAHHRNLDYFEDRNIPFLIYSPGKITPKMDSRISSQLDVIPTILGIVGKKVPFSAMGRDLLDPKLNGGTAYFAFGNLFGWIEDNWIFYSFTDKVRNSSFSITPRIGETEECKNDPVKCESYHIKAKAFWNLSYELMSRNLIYPPKN
- a CDS encoding FliG C-terminal domain-containing protein; this encodes MNSLSSRQNRAGSLLRILGEHLPPEVYRHLGPETTGKLLESFHKSGKPDSKEEREVLSSFLGSLSKIQREENIDPESLNLIRELEALLKEEKEEKDLLQELKQKSAEEISRIVSGENSDMIALVLCFGNPDAAAAVLNDFPESRKEEILIQIHDLDLSSEYEKNRLERFLKFKLEALALEEKSLPTRNQRGKKAADLLGRLKPGDSQKIFDRIREKRPGFAENIIEHFFRMEDLLFLEREPLNRFFSSFHPIVLACALKGTETEIQLRILEKLEPALSASIRLESDSMGPISLAEMETAQNGILERLTEEIEEGSIKFWRAT
- a CDS encoding N-acetylneuraminate synthase family protein; this translates as MTFQKEFSISKQTTVGNEHPPVIVAEIGLNHNNDEEIGKRTISAAKKAGVQAVKFQSYVTEEFIDVNNPDAKILVDIFKKYELTETMHRKFQKAAQDEGLIFFSTPLCVSSLQLLVGLGVPAIKIASGDVTNKTLLRETAKTKLPVILSSGAAEFFEVNRAISFLEEEGTTQLCLLHCVSLYPTPPEKANLRIIETFQNLYTFPIGFSDHTAGSVAAASAVSLGAAMIEKHFTLDKNLDGPDHGISSDPKELKELCDASLLAWKMRGNGEKKTWKEEVGGRFFGRRALYADKNGNPIALRPDLTQRSGGYLDSWEIDVSKHLKAEPGKPFHV
- the fliF gene encoding flagellar basal-body MS-ring/collar protein FliF; this encodes MPEQLQKIINNVREFFTTLDTTKKLILGGVALTVIVAIGILSTISLQKNRVVLFKDLTSKDFAEVTKKLDSLGYQYGTSDTSIVTVDPEQRQEIVTKLAQENLIPAGVQGWELFNVDKFTETQFDKDIKKYRALKGAIEQSLMTLRSVDKAYVNIAFPEDELFSSNSSPVKASVILHYIPGVESLSRKEVKGIVNLISRAVPKLKPENVSVADADGKIISDFEEDLEKERLELRIVQEKLRIGEEQRIQRLIDMRNTLRWLLGGEERVDITRFEYNLNWDKESYKDNSVSPVVAIPDNPNTPYSELKLVDGYSLKVSSKETKEDFKGRGFTPDGPAGTEPNIPPGYKDTDYQKSEYSKSENINNYEFNRRVSEVQKQPWKVEKINLSVVIDGMWEKKEKEDGTGYERKYVAVSDDELRQIRKNLEAAVGLDKARGDQISVITIPKDRSAQFAAEDEELRKQKAIRQMIIASLIIILLLIVSILVYRAVKKEIARRRRLREEELAAQQQMMREAALRVMDEGGAEVELSLDEKYRRELLENAINLAREKPEEVAQLLRTWLSEEEAS